GGGCCTCGGGAGTACGAGCGACCAACCGACCAAACATGTCGCACGTCAGTTTCTCCGGCAAGAGTTGGAGTAGCCTCACGTGCACCCCCATCAGTTTGATCGTGCGTTCGGAGAACCCTTCGTGTAGCGGGAAGCCTCCAACGTGAACGAGCGCTCGAACGCGGTCGGGATGGTGGTATGCAACGTACTGGTTCAACAGGCTCCCCATCGACTGGCCGACCAGGACGGCCTGGTCGATTCCTTCGTCGTCCAGTACGTCGAGCAACTTGCGAGTCGAGACATCGAATCGGACCGGCACACTCGACTCGGCAGACTCACCACATCCAGGGACGTCCCACGAGAGAACCCGATACGACTCCGACAGCGTAGCGGTCTGCTCCCGCCACGTCTCGCGGCCGAGAGCAAATCCGTGCGTGAACACCACGGCGGTCGCCTCTTCGGGTCCGCCCACCTCGTAAGAGATGCCACCAGATTCACGTTCGGCCGCGGAATCGGCGCTCGATTTCGAGCGCAAACGACGGAGGGCGAGTGCGAGCGCGACCGCGAGCGTCACCATTCCTCCCACGGGAGCGACGAGACCACCCCACTTCATCGAGAGGTCCCGTTTCCCTGCAGGATAGGAGGGTGTGTCGGGATCGTAGTACGGAGCCAGTTGATCGATTGCCTCCGTGTCTCCATCCGCCTGCTCGATGAGAGCACGCAACTCCGTGAACAGATACGCCATTTCGTCTCGCCCGTCGCGGGCGTGGCCTTCGACAGAGACCTTCGCGTACTCGTTTCGCATGAGCCAGCCGATAGTCCAGACACAAATCGGCTCCGGGACATACTCGAAGCTCCGGACGACCGGCGGACTGGGCGAGTAGCCCGCCTTGCGGAGTCCCCGAAGCGCTTCCTTCGTCGCACGGACCGAACGCACCAGCAGGTCTCTGGTTTCGCCCAGCCGATTCATGCGAGTGTCAGCGGCATACAGCGCGGGGACGAGACCGGACATGAGTAACGCGACGTGGTATTTCAACCACTCGTCCATGTCCGTCCGAATCTCGACGTCGTACCCTCGCATGTCCGAAAGCACTGCGGCCACCGCTCGAGTTCTGGATCGAATCGACCCATCGACCTCCCCGATCGGGATGGTGTATTGGTTGTCCTCATTGATCGGAAGCACGCGCATGACGTGTCCGTCTCGTTTGCCACCAGGGTACGGAAACCCCAGCATCACACGCTCTTTGCCGAGTGCCTGGACCATTTTGTCGGGACCGCTGACGTTGTTCCCCATGAAGCAGAACGTCGGTACGTGTTCGTTTTCCGCCAGCGTATCCAGAATCTGTACCGATTGCTGTTCCCCCATGACCACCAGGACGAGATCGTAGTCGTCGTCCGGTTCCAGAGAGTCAACCACATCGACGTGCGTGACTTCCTCCTCGTCGGCGTCGTCCTCCTGAATAACGATTCCGTGTTCGTTCAGCTCCTCCAAACGTTGTCCCCTGGCGAGCAGCGTAACGTTGTGTCCCACCTCGTGGAGTCGTGCTGCTTTCAAACTGCCCAGCGGTCCCGCACCGAATACCAGAATGTTCATTCTGATGACCCCCTCCCATCGCAGTACCGGTGCTCACCGCAAGCCCCGTGAGGCTCGAGTTGACGAACGCGACGAAATCCGAGTTCGGTTGTGCCACCCATAGTGTACATAGCGTATCGCATTCGATATAGGCGCGGGAGAGATATGAAATACGAGCGCCATCACCAAGCGATGGCTGTTTGTCCGTGTTCACAACCGATGTCTGTTTGTCTGTGTGCACAACCGATGTCGACCGCCTCGCAATGAAGGCAGATAGCGAACGTCCTGATGGGCATCGTTGTCCACTCGTTCACCCACGAATTCGACATCAGTATCTCTCGCTGAGAGGCCTGTGAGACCGATTGGACTCGAGTAGTGAGTCAGCGTCACGAGCAGACTCTCACTTGCTCGTCCCCGGGCCAAACCTGCCGTTGTTCCACTGCGGTCTGGGGAGGATAGCAGAAAGCAGTACTCTGACGCTACAGTCGTAATTCCAGGTCGTTCGAGGTTGGTAACTGGCGAATAGTGGCTGGTCGCGCAACTGGATTTCAGAGAAGGTACTGAGTACAACTGGACGGATGAGTTTCAACGGGCGCTGTAGAGTCGATGAGTAATCACAATGGTATCGTACAGTCTGTCACTTTCTCAGACACAATTATACATCTAGATGATAACAATATGTGCCATTGATGATGGTCAGGTATGGTCGAGTTGACCAATAGACGACAATTTTTGGCAGCGTCCGGAACAACAGCCATCGGCCTCGGTGCCGGGTTTGGATTCACGAGCGGCACGGGTGGTGCCCAGGAAGATCCTGCTGAGGGGTTCGAACGCAGGATCCAGTGGGGTGGGATGGGCAGTGAAAACGCGACGCAGCGTGTCCGGGAGAACTCGGATTCTGGAAGTGGAACCTCACGCGCGGTGGGCCGACGGCGATTCAGGAGGCTCAGTTGACCGTCGTTTTCTCTGACGGCGAAACCCTGACTGTGCCCGGATTTTTCCCGGGTGGTGGAGGTGGTGCAATCCAGTTCGAGGTGACACGGCCAGGTGGTGGGACTGTCGAGAGTGCCTTCGTCGATTTCAACGGCGGTGGTCCAAATGCCCTGTTGACGATCAGCGAAGGCGATTGCATCGAAGATCCAGACCAGATTCCGGAGATAACGGCGATGACCGACGTTGCGACCGATGTCAATGGCGGCGGGGCCACTCTCAACGGATCCCTGATGACTGTTGGTGATCCCTTCCCTGTCGAGGTCTTCTTCCAGTATCGGGTGGCTGGCGAGGCCGCCTGGGAACCCACCGGCGCGACGACGCTCACCGCACCCGGGCCGTTCAGCGTTACGATCGATGGGCTGGCCCTCGACACCACCTACGAGTACCGCGCCGTCGCGGTCGCGGCCGATGGAACCACTAGCACGGGTGCGATCATGCAGTTCACCAAGTCTGCTGAGCCGGTCATGGACCCGGTCGTCTTCACCGGCCCCGCGACCGAGATTAACGAGTCGACCGCGACGCTGAACGGCGAGCTCGTCGAACTCGGCGATTTCTCTCCGGTCAACGTCTTCTTCGAGTACCGCATCGTCGGTAACAACGACTGGCTCGAGACGGCTCCCCAGCCGTTCACCGCACCCGGACCGTTCAACGCCGAGGTAGACGTCGAACCCGGGAACGACTACGAGTACCGCGCCGTCGCGGTTGCAGACGGGGTCCGGATCGAGGGACTGACACAGACGTTCACGAAGCCCCTGCTCCCACCGGAGGAGGAACTGCCGACCGTCGGCACCGAACCCGCCACGGAAGTCAACGAAGCGACCGCGACTGCAAACGGCGTTCTCGTCGATCCCGGAACGTTCGGCGAAGTGGAGGTGTTCTTCGAGTACCGCCTCGTGGGAGTCGAAGACTGGTCCGAGACGATACCGCCCGAGACGCTCACCGCACCCGGACCGTTCAGCGCCGAGATACCCGGGCTGACCGAGGGTCTCGAGTACGAGTACCGTGCGGTCGCGGTCGCGAACGACAGCGTCGTCGTCGGACCGATCCAGCGATTCGCGAAGGTCGAACCGCCAGTCGATCCACCCGAGGAACCAGACGATCCACCGGTCGATCCACCCGAAGAACCAGACGATCCACCGGTCGACCCACCCGAAGAACCAGACGATCCACCGGTCGACCCACCCGAGGAGCCAGACGACCCACCGGTCGACCCACCCGAGGAACCAGACGACCCACCGGTCGACCCACCCGAGGAGCCAGACGATCCACCGGTCGATCCACCCGAGGAACCAGACGACCCACCGGTCGACCCACCCGAGGAACCAGACGATCCACCGGTCGATCCACCCGAGGAACCAGACGACCCACCGGTCGATCCACCCGAGGAGCCAGACGATCCACCGGTCGACCCACCCGAAGAACCAGACGATCCACCGGTCGACCCACCCGAAGAACCAGACGATCCACCGGTCGATCCACCCGAGGAACCAGACGACCCACCGGTCGACCCACCCGAAGAACCAGACGATCCACCGGTCGACCCACCCGAGGAACCACCCTTCGAACCACCGATCCAGCCACCGATCGAACCACCCTTCGAACCTCCAGTCACCCCACCGTTCGACCCACCTGAGACGATCCCGATCGAACCGCCAATCGTCGTCGACCTGCCGACGGTCGGTACCGAACCGGCGACCGACGTGAACGAGTTTAGCGCCACGTTGAACGCCACTGTCACCGATCTCGGGCAGTTCCCCACCGTCACCGCCGGCTTCGAGTACCGCGCTGTCGGAATTGACACCTGGCTCACGACGGACACCGTCTCACTCGAGGAACCCGGGTCGATCAGCATCGAAGTCACGAATCTCGAACAGGGCGTTCAGTACGAGTTCCGCCCTGTCATCATCACCGATGCAATCACCATCAGGGGCGACCTCGAGACGTTCGTCAAGGACGAACCCGACATAGTCCTGCCGGCCATCGGCACCGATCCCGCGACGAATGTCAACGAGTCCTCGGCAACACTCAACGCGACACTCGAGACACTCGGTGATTTCGCGACCGTTGACACCTCGTTCCAGTATCGCGTCGCCGGTACCGAAACATGGCTCGAGACCGACGTGATCTCACGGACTGAACCAGGCTCGTTCGCCGCCGATATCGACGGACTGGAGTTTGGGATTCGGTACGAATTCCGTGCAGTCGTCGAGGTAGACAACCTGTTGATTGTCGGTGAGATCCAGTCGTTCACCAAGGGTCTACCTGAGCCAATTCCTGCCCCAAAACCGCTGCCGGTCCCTAGTATCGAACCGACACCGGTGATGCTTCCAGCACCGGTCGAGATTCGAAAGCCCCCGAAACGAAAGCGAGAGACGAAGCGGAAACCACAGACGAAGTGAACCACACATCCAACTGGGTGTAGTGAGTCCGCTGTGTCGGTGGGTTAAGCCCGTTCCACCCACCTCGTTTGCGGAAAGCATGCCTCGTCGGTGTCATCGTCGTGTCGGTCAGTACTTTGGATCAGCGCCGGTCGCCTCGTAGACCGCCTCCATCACGTCGTCACGTCGCTGTTGCCAGTGCTCGAGTGCGGCGGGATGGTCGGGATAGTGGTCGTAGAGTTCGAGCAGGTCGTCGGCGCGGCGTTTAGTCTGGAACAGCGTCCAGATGGTGCCCCAGTGACCGCGACTGTTGAGCAGGCTCTCGAACGCGAGCTTCGGGCCGACGCTGGTGCTGCCCTCGTAAAGGGCCTCGGCGAGTTTCTCGCCGGGCATCGCGGCGAGCAGCCCCATCAGGTCGTCGACGTCGATGGCCGTCGAGAGAATGTTGTAGACGTCCAGTGCAGCGTAGCGAGCGCCGAAATGGTCCATCACGCGTTCGTTGTACTCCCAGAGGGCTTTCTCGCTGACGTCGCCCGTCTCGAGTCCCTCGATAGCCTGTTCGGCAGCGTATTTGCCGGCGTAGGCTGCACCAGCGATGCCGCCGCCGGTGGTGGGGTTAACGTGGCCTGCGGCGTCGCCAACGGCCATGTAGCCGGGGTGGACGGCCGAGTCGTACGGCCGGCGAGTCGGCAATGCAGCGCCGAGTTTGTCGTCGACCTCGGCACCGTCGAACTCGGCACGGTTCTCGAGGTCGTGTTTGAGGTCGTCGACGAGTTTCATCGGCTCTTCGGTCATCTGGAAGCCGAGGCCGGCGTTGATTTCGGTTTCCGTGCGCGGGAAGTACCAGAGGTAGCCCGCAGCGCGTTCGGTCGGCTTGAACACGAGCGCGTCCGACCACTCTACTGGCTCCTCGACGTGGACGACCTCGCGGTAGGCCGAACAGAAATGTGAGTAGTTGACGTTGGTGTCGAACGTCGAGGTCGAGAAGTCGACGTTGTCCTGCAACACCGAGAGCGCGCCCGCGGCGTCGATGACGATGTCGGCCTCGTAGGTGAGCGGTTGGCCCTTCCGGATCGCCTCGACACCGGTGACGCGGCCGTCGTCGGCTTCCTGCGTGACGTTCTGGACGACAGTATCGTAGTGGAAGTCAGCGCCTGCCTCCGCCGCTCCCTCGATAATGCGTCGGCCATACTCCCAGCGGTCGATGACGGCGAGTTCGCCGGGAACCGGGATTTCGAGGACGGTATCCTCCTGTGGAATCTCGAAGCGGCCGTGATCGACGCCGGTGTTGGTAAACGCGGGTTCGAGTTTGGACTTCGGAATCGCGTCGGGGAACGCGTCGGCTCCCTTCAGGGCGTCACCGCAGGCGATGTGGCCCGCCTCCTCCTCGGTTTTGCGCTCGAGGACGACAACCTCATAGCCCGCCTGCGCAATCGTCGCCGCCGCGTAACAACCCGACGTCCCCGCGCCGACGACGACCACGTCGGGTGATCGGGTTTCGGCCTCGGGCGTCGACCCGGCAGCCGACTGTTCCTGTGTGCTCATACCAACAGTGTGGACACCGTGGTAAGAAAACGTTTTATGGTCACTTCGTCCTCATCGGGAGGACAGAACGGACGCGGGCGACGCGCTATCCTCGCGAACTGCCACAGATCGGAGTGGTTCACTCCGGGACACGTTCTCAGGCGTGAGTTTCGTCCTATCCTCGAGGACAGATGTGTAATAAAGAGTTTTAGTGTCGTTCTTCGTAGCACCCCGTATGACCGAATACACGATCGAGTTCGTCGGCACGGGCGAGACGATCACCTGCTCGGACAAGGAGACCATCCTGAGCCGCTGTCTCGAGGAGGGCATCGCCCAGGAGTACTCCTGCCGTGTTGGCATGTGTCTGGCCTGCTCGGCCGAAATCATCGAGGGTGAGGTCACTCAGCCAGCGGCCCGTGGGTTCACCGAGGAGGAGGCAGAAGCCTACGCCCTGACCTGCATGGCGCGCCCGCAGTCGGACCTCAAACTCGAGCGCGGCAAGTACCCGCCGAGCATCGAATCGGATCTCGAGGCGGGCGAGGCCGGGAACGCAGGCGGCGACACTGCGGCAGCCGACGACTGAGTCTGGGAGTTTGATTTTGACGCGGCGCTGTACGCGGATTAGCGTGAGCAGTGCAACCATGGACCAGCGAGAGCACTGCAATTACTGCCGGGCGTGACCAGCAACGCAGCGAACAACTCGAGTTGCGATGCCAGGACGCGACAGTAGAAGCGGGATGACGAACAGCGCCGCCAGTAGATCGGTGTACAGCGAGAAACAGCAGATTCCGAGCAAACGGGGGGTCCGTGACTAGTTCACAACTGCAGCTATCGCCCGCAGACCACACGACGGACGCCGACTCGATCAGTCGACGAAGTCGATGTCGTCGGCGTCCATCTCGGGCTGGACCGTCTCACCCTCCGGGCGTCCGTAGATCTGTGGCGACTGGACACCGGTGACGACGATCATCGTGCGCATGCTGCCCTCGAGTGTCTCGTCGATCGAGGTCCCCCAGATGATGCGCGCGTCGGGGTCGATCCGGTCGTAGATCTCTTCGACGACGCCCTCGGCTTCCTCGATGGACATGTCGTTGCCACCGG
The DNA window shown above is from Natrialba magadii ATCC 43099 and carries:
- a CDS encoding alpha/beta fold hydrolase, with the protein product MNILVFGAGPLGSLKAARLHEVGHNVTLLARGQRLEELNEHGIVIQEDDADEEEVTHVDVVDSLEPDDDYDLVLVVMGEQQSVQILDTLAENEHVPTFCFMGNNVSGPDKMVQALGKERVMLGFPYPGGKRDGHVMRVLPINEDNQYTIPIGEVDGSIRSRTRAVAAVLSDMRGYDVEIRTDMDEWLKYHVALLMSGLVPALYAADTRMNRLGETRDLLVRSVRATKEALRGLRKAGYSPSPPVVRSFEYVPEPICVWTIGWLMRNEYAKVSVEGHARDGRDEMAYLFTELRALIEQADGDTEAIDQLAPYYDPDTPSYPAGKRDLSMKWGGLVAPVGGMVTLAVALALALRRLRSKSSADSAAERESGGISYEVGGPEEATAVVFTHGFALGRETWREQTATLSESYRVLSWDVPGCGESAESSVPVRFDVSTRKLLDVLDDEGIDQAVLVGQSMGSLLNQYVAYHHPDRVRALVHVGGFPLHEGFSERTIKLMGVHVRLLQLLPEKLTCDMFGRLVARTPEAQEYAKRASERTGKANMVSLERVFLEDIEEGIPEQTELPQLIVAGEDEYFWLQKKAKEWDKKLRNSEYKAVPDAGHLANHDNPAAFNEILSPFLESLD
- a CDS encoding 2Fe-2S iron-sulfur cluster-binding protein produces the protein MTEYTIEFVGTGETITCSDKETILSRCLEEGIAQEYSCRVGMCLACSAEIIEGEVTQPAARGFTEEEAEAYALTCMARPQSDLKLERGKYPPSIESDLEAGEAGNAGGDTAAADD
- a CDS encoding geranylgeranyl reductase family protein: MSTQEQSAAGSTPEAETRSPDVVVVGAGTSGCYAAATIAQAGYEVVVLERKTEEEAGHIACGDALKGADAFPDAIPKSKLEPAFTNTGVDHGRFEIPQEDTVLEIPVPGELAVIDRWEYGRRIIEGAAEAGADFHYDTVVQNVTQEADDGRVTGVEAIRKGQPLTYEADIVIDAAGALSVLQDNVDFSTSTFDTNVNYSHFCSAYREVVHVEEPVEWSDALVFKPTERAAGYLWYFPRTETEINAGLGFQMTEEPMKLVDDLKHDLENRAEFDGAEVDDKLGAALPTRRPYDSAVHPGYMAVGDAAGHVNPTTGGGIAGAAYAGKYAAEQAIEGLETGDVSEKALWEYNERVMDHFGARYAALDVYNILSTAIDVDDLMGLLAAMPGEKLAEALYEGSTSVGPKLAFESLLNSRGHWGTIWTLFQTKRRADDLLELYDHYPDHPAALEHWQQRRDDVMEAVYEATGADPKY